One window from the genome of Onychomys torridus chromosome 20, mOncTor1.1, whole genome shotgun sequence encodes:
- the Atp23 gene encoding mitochondrial inner membrane protease ATP23 homolog isoform X1, with protein MAGAPGGGGPGPAAGEPLLQRRDSGQGSPAEPPPPPAHGKPQQGFLSSLFTRDQSCPLMLLKTLETNPYVKLLLDALKHSGCAIDQGRHFSCEDCDGNISGGFDASTSQIVLCQNNIRNEAHMSRVVTHELIHAFDHCRAHVHWFTNVRHLACSEIRAASLSGDCSLVNEIFRLHFGLKQHHQTCVRDRAVLSILAVRHISREEAQKAVDDVFESCFNDREPFGRIPHTKAYARYAHRDFQNRDRYYSNI; from the exons ATGGCTGGAGCTCCGGGCGGTGGCGGGCCAGGCCCCGCGGCGGGGGAGCCGCTGCTGCAGCGACGGGACTCCGGCCAGGGCTCGCCCGctgagccgccgccgccgccggcccaCGGGAAGCCCCAGCAGGgcttcctctccagcctcttcacCCGGGACCAGAGTTGCCCGCTCATGCTCCTGAAGACGCTAGAGACGA ACCCATATGTCAAACTTCTACTTGATGCTCTGAAACACTCAGGTTG CGCTATTGACCAAGGGAGGCACTTCTCTTGTGAAGACTGCGATGGAAATATCAGTGGCGGGTTTGACGCCTCGACGTCCCAG ATTGTTTTGTGCCAGAATAATATCCGAAACGAGGCCCACATGAGCAGAGTCGTCACCCACGAACTCATTCACGCCTTCGATCACTGCCGGGCCCACGTCCACTGGTTTACCAACGTCAGACATTTGGCCTGTTCGGAG ATTCGAGCTGCCAGCCTCAGTGGAGACTGTTCGCTTGTGAATGAAATCTTCAGGTTGCATTTTGGATTAAAACAACACCATCAG ACTTGTGTGCGGGACAGAGCTGTCCTTTCCATCTTGGCTGTTCGGCACATCAGCAGAGAAGAGGCCCAGAAGGCCGTGGATGACGTTTTTGAGTCTTGTTTCAATGACCGTGAGCCTTTTGGCAGGATCCCACATACTAAGGCGTATGCCAGATACGCTCACAGGGACTTTCAGAACCGTGATCGCTATTACTCAAACATATGA
- the Atp23 gene encoding mitochondrial inner membrane protease ATP23 homolog isoform X2: MSRVVTHELIHAFDHCRAHVHWFTNVRHLACSEIRAASLSGDCSLVNEIFRLHFGLKQHHQTCVRDRAVLSILAVRHISREEAQKAVDDVFESCFNDREPFGRIPHTKAYARYAHRDFQNRDRYYSNI; the protein is encoded by the exons ATGAGCAGAGTCGTCACCCACGAACTCATTCACGCCTTCGATCACTGCCGGGCCCACGTCCACTGGTTTACCAACGTCAGACATTTGGCCTGTTCGGAG ATTCGAGCTGCCAGCCTCAGTGGAGACTGTTCGCTTGTGAATGAAATCTTCAGGTTGCATTTTGGATTAAAACAACACCATCAG ACTTGTGTGCGGGACAGAGCTGTCCTTTCCATCTTGGCTGTTCGGCACATCAGCAGAGAAGAGGCCCAGAAGGCCGTGGATGACGTTTTTGAGTCTTGTTTCAATGACCGTGAGCCTTTTGGCAGGATCCCACATACTAAGGCGTATGCCAGATACGCTCACAGGGACTTTCAGAACCGTGATCGCTATTACTCAAACATATGA